In the Leptospiraceae bacterium genome, one interval contains:
- a CDS encoding DUF488 domain-containing protein: protein MENLLLYTIGYGNRKTDEFLTLLKSFCIECLIDVRSEPYSKYNPLYNQNRLKIFLEENKISYIFMGDSIGGRPVDKSCYNYYGKIDYELVKTKDFFKKGIKELKALYKNANSVLMCSEWKPHECHRSKLIGKVLAQENIFLKHIDEKGKLIDQISVMNQLNKGFGEYDLFGNPIN from the coding sequence ATGGAAAACTTACTGCTTTATACAATAGGGTACGGCAACCGGAAAACCGATGAATTTCTCACTTTGCTAAAAAGTTTTTGTATTGAATGCCTCATCGATGTTCGTTCAGAGCCTTATTCAAAGTATAACCCTTTGTACAACCAAAATAGACTAAAAATTTTTTTAGAAGAAAACAAAATCAGTTATATTTTTATGGGAGACAGTATAGGTGGAAGACCCGTAGATAAATCTTGCTATAATTATTATGGAAAAATTGACTATGAATTAGTCAAAACAAAAGACTTTTTCAAGAAAGGTATTAAAGAATTAAAAGCTCTGTATAAAAATGCTAATTCTGTATTGATGTGCAGTGAATGGAAACCCCACGAATGCCACAGAAGTAAATTAATTGGAAAAGTTTTAGCCCAAGAAAATATTTTCCTAAAGCACATTGACGAAAAAGGAAAACTAATAGACCAAATATCAGTAATGAACCAGCTAAATAAAGGATTTGGAGAATACGACTTGTTTGGTAACCCAATAAATTGA
- a CDS encoding DUF342 domain-containing protein, producing MSDHSRIFAESILKDLEDSENGFFQIESKNGLAYLKVTRPGRNGSPVELNDVINRLKLFGISNFDKGVITKIIENADGNEYEIAKWSDKSEDMNLEIEISEDKMSAYITLSPPKHGGRLLSTEEIVLRLRGRNIMKGVLTEEIEKSLQEEFYFQKFLAAKGKPPKKGTDGYINILFNSGKSPDLKEDKYGKVDFKNINIIRSVEENTVIAEKVDPEAGEFGENIFGEVIPYETAREEEWKVGLNTEVSPDGKRLIAKITGRPVLERGGGIRVDEICHLSNVDYSTGNVDFPGTIIVDGSIVDDFRLKTKGSIVLKNSVGRVFLYAQGDIILSGGFMGKNGGVIESGSDIYAKFVEQGKLSATGSIFIQEASMHSELLAGESIVIKGGKGELIGGEAVAGKNISVLKLGAIVETPTKVSVGIPPTILAQLDKIKREISEKEEVMKKVDISKKKLVDIAAKKELSNEDQAMLTKLIEVESKFQNQLNSLNSQYESAVSSYEPCEESYVEVEQSIFPKVEINMGKGKFFRSEIKTFSGKNCVCIGLDGNINLSSTPPKKIKKTKT from the coding sequence AATTTTAAAGGATTTGGAAGACTCCGAAAATGGTTTTTTTCAAATCGAAAGTAAAAATGGATTAGCCTATCTAAAAGTAACTAGGCCCGGAAGAAACGGCTCCCCGGTTGAATTGAATGATGTAATAAATAGGTTAAAACTATTTGGGATTTCAAACTTTGACAAAGGTGTAATTACAAAAATTATCGAAAATGCAGACGGGAATGAATACGAGATAGCAAAATGGTCTGATAAATCAGAAGACATGAACCTTGAAATTGAGATTTCAGAAGATAAAATGTCCGCCTATATTACTTTAAGCCCTCCTAAGCACGGTGGAAGACTACTAAGTACGGAAGAAATAGTACTTAGACTAAGGGGAAGAAATATTATGAAAGGCGTTTTAACGGAAGAGATTGAAAAGTCATTACAAGAAGAGTTTTATTTTCAAAAATTTTTAGCAGCAAAGGGTAAGCCTCCTAAGAAAGGCACTGACGGTTATATAAATATTTTATTTAATTCAGGGAAGAGTCCTGATCTCAAAGAAGACAAGTATGGAAAAGTAGATTTTAAAAATATAAACATCATAAGAAGCGTTGAAGAGAATACTGTAATTGCAGAAAAAGTTGATCCTGAGGCAGGGGAGTTTGGTGAAAATATTTTTGGTGAAGTCATTCCTTATGAAACTGCAAGAGAAGAAGAATGGAAAGTCGGACTTAACACAGAAGTTTCTCCTGACGGTAAAAGACTAATTGCTAAAATTACAGGCAGACCTGTGTTAGAAAGAGGTGGTGGAATCCGAGTAGATGAGATTTGTCACCTGTCGAATGTAGATTATTCTACGGGGAATGTAGATTTCCCAGGGACAATTATTGTAGATGGATCTATTGTAGATGATTTTCGATTAAAAACAAAAGGCTCTATTGTTCTAAAAAATAGCGTTGGAAGGGTTTTTTTATATGCGCAGGGCGACATCATTCTTTCGGGTGGGTTTATGGGAAAAAATGGAGGAGTCATAGAATCAGGCTCTGATATATACGCTAAGTTTGTAGAGCAAGGAAAACTATCTGCAACCGGATCAATATTTATACAAGAAGCGTCTATGCACTCGGAGCTATTAGCGGGAGAGTCTATCGTAATCAAAGGAGGAAAGGGAGAGTTAATCGGGGGGGAAGCGGTTGCAGGAAAAAATATATCGGTATTAAAATTAGGTGCGATAGTCGAAACCCCTACAAAAGTTTCTGTTGGAATTCCACCTACTATACTTGCTCAATTGGATAAGATCAAGCGAGAGATTTCCGAAAAAGAAGAAGTTATGAAAAAAGTAGATATTAGTAAAAAGAAGTTAGTCGATATTGCTGCAAAAAAAGAATTGTCCAATGAAGATCAGGCAATGCTTACAAAGTTAATTGAGGTAGAGAGCAAATTTCAGAATCAACTGAATAGTTTGAACTCTCAATACGAATCGGCTGTATCTTCTTACGAGCCATGCGAGGAAAGCTACGTTGAGGTAGAACAGTCTATTTTCCCAAAAGTCGAGATCAATATGGGGAAGGGAAAATTTTTTCGTTCAGAAATAAAAACATTTAGCGGAAAGAATTGCGTATGTATCGGCTTGGACGGAAATATCAACCTTAGCTCTACTCCACCCAAAAAGATAAAAAAAACAAAAACTTAA
- a CDS encoding IS3 family transposase, whose protein sequence is MSARLEAKREIIRKYLAPEFGIVKSCKALEISISSFYYQSDAKIKRKQEDKQLIEKIEAYLDLMPQSGYRSVTYFLRNDMKINHKRVYRIMHENLLKCSPKRAYHHATTDSKHNLKKYPNLLKDKSINHARVIVGDVTFFDVQGKNHYLASLMDMENREVIGRAVSDKLNSELVRSAFESALMNRGSLEGYIHHTDSDRRYCSHEYIELLNNSKIQISMCLGNAYENAHAESFNKTIKYQEINISCYADKIEAAKSIFQFIDRYNSIRPHSALGGLSPLQFKNKQKI, encoded by the coding sequence ATATCTGCAAGACTGGAAGCAAAAAGAGAAATTATCAGGAAGTATCTCGCACCAGAATTTGGAATTGTAAAAAGCTGTAAAGCTTTGGAGATCAGTATCTCTTCCTTTTATTACCAATCGGATGCAAAGATTAAAAGAAAACAGGAGGATAAGCAACTAATAGAAAAGATTGAAGCATATCTGGATTTAATGCCTCAATCAGGTTACAGGTCTGTCACTTATTTTCTGAGAAATGATATGAAAATCAATCATAAGCGAGTTTACAGGATCATGCATGAAAACCTTTTAAAATGCAGTCCGAAGAGGGCTTATCATCATGCGACCACGGATTCAAAACATAACCTGAAAAAATATCCAAATCTTCTTAAGGACAAGTCAATTAATCATGCACGAGTAATAGTTGGTGATGTTACTTTTTTTGATGTTCAGGGGAAAAATCATTATCTGGCATCACTAATGGATATGGAAAACAGAGAGGTCATCGGACGAGCTGTTTCTGATAAACTTAATAGTGAACTTGTCAGGTCTGCATTTGAGTCGGCTCTCATGAACAGAGGAAGTCTCGAAGGTTACATTCATCATACTGATTCTGATAGAAGATATTGTTCGCATGAATATATAGAACTTCTGAACAATTCCAAAATACAAATTTCAATGTGTCTTGGTAATGCATATGAAAATGCACACGCAGAATCTTTTAATAAAACTATCAAGTATCAAGAGATAAATATCTCCTGTTATGCTGATAAAATTGAAGCAGCCAAAAGTATTTTTCAATTTATTGATCGGTACAATTCAATCAGACCTCATTCAGCTTTAGGAGGACTATCTCCTCTGCAATTTAAAAATAAACAAAAAATATGA
- a CDS encoding enoyl-CoA hydratase/isomerase family protein — protein sequence MNKYFEETKTGNILELKFTFNEVNALNKEAFLSFIEKIDELSLKKPARVVILTSGVEGFFSNGLDPLMFLDKTEKEIRENFTIVMEAAEKFFFLPIPLIVLLNGHCMGAGSVFAIYGDYRFMADKKARIAFPEALIGMSFPSCAAMFLQDLVGKKNTRELLFSGKALKGHEAKEIGLVDEVYPVEEIREKVMSQAQKIADLPPESSSSIKSALRESYRSRIDELKHKDIDVTVKTILSKNSQEGFRSILEKRRPKFE from the coding sequence ATGAATAAATATTTTGAAGAAACAAAAACCGGAAATATTCTGGAATTAAAATTTACATTCAACGAAGTGAATGCACTCAACAAAGAAGCGTTTCTTTCATTCATAGAAAAAATTGATGAGCTTAGCCTAAAAAAGCCTGCCAGAGTCGTAATATTAACAAGTGGAGTCGAAGGATTTTTTTCAAATGGCTTAGACCCACTGATGTTTTTAGACAAAACCGAAAAGGAAATCCGTGAAAATTTTACTATAGTCATGGAGGCTGCGGAGAAATTCTTTTTTCTACCGATTCCTTTGATTGTATTGTTGAATGGTCACTGTATGGGAGCAGGCTCTGTTTTTGCAATCTATGGAGACTATAGATTTATGGCAGACAAGAAAGCTCGAATCGCATTTCCTGAGGCTCTTATTGGTATGAGTTTTCCTTCCTGTGCTGCAATGTTCCTACAAGATTTAGTAGGCAAGAAAAACACAAGAGAGCTTTTATTTTCCGGCAAAGCTTTAAAAGGTCACGAAGCAAAGGAAATCGGTCTTGTGGACGAGGTGTATCCTGTAGAAGAAATTCGAGAAAAAGTAATGTCGCAAGCACAAAAAATTGCAGACCTTCCACCGGAGTCTTCAAGCAGTATAAAGTCAGCTCTCAGGGAAAGCTATAGATCCAGAATTGATGAGCTAAAACATAAGGACATTGATGTCACTGTGAAAACAATCTTGAGCAAAAACTCACAAGAAGGATTTCGTTCTATTCTTGAAAAAAGAAGACCAAAGTTTGAATAA
- a CDS encoding ABC transporter ATP-binding protein yields MTKTIVECVSLTKVYKPWALWSKKKSLKAVDNVNFFIKKGEIYSLLGPNGAGKSTIIKMIAGLISPSSGEILFGEKKGRGAKGAYRHLSAILEGPRNIYWRLSPLENLHYFGNLRGIPSSVIDDKAEDLLRFLDIEGKKKNQSQHLSRGMLQKLALAVALITDPDLLLLDEPTLGLDVASARKIKDLIKEKAYNSKKGVLLTTHQMDLVEEVSDRIGIIKDGKLIAEGTVPELKKIFSIDVYQIKIRDNIKKLPKTFKTDLVQIKKDEGYVLFRLTSKKYSDIYDALNELKHFKSEILDVKRDSENIEEIFLRLTTERKETP; encoded by the coding sequence ATGACAAAAACTATAGTTGAATGTGTTTCATTAACTAAAGTATATAAGCCATGGGCTCTTTGGTCAAAGAAAAAAAGTTTAAAAGCAGTGGATAATGTAAATTTTTTCATAAAAAAAGGGGAGATTTACTCGCTTTTAGGACCCAACGGAGCCGGAAAATCTACCATAATCAAGATGATTGCAGGGCTTATCAGTCCAAGTTCGGGAGAAATTCTATTTGGTGAAAAAAAAGGCAGAGGTGCAAAAGGGGCTTACAGACATTTAAGCGCAATCCTCGAGGGTCCAAGAAATATTTACTGGAGGCTGTCGCCTTTAGAAAATTTGCACTACTTTGGAAATTTGCGGGGAATTCCATCTTCCGTGATCGACGACAAGGCAGAAGATTTGCTTCGATTCTTAGACATAGAAGGAAAGAAAAAAAATCAATCCCAGCACTTGTCCAGAGGGATGCTCCAAAAATTAGCTTTAGCCGTAGCACTGATTACAGACCCCGATTTACTGCTCTTAGATGAACCAACTCTTGGATTAGATGTTGCCAGTGCGAGAAAAATCAAAGACCTAATAAAAGAGAAGGCATACAATTCAAAAAAAGGAGTGCTTTTGACCACTCATCAGATGGACTTAGTCGAGGAAGTGTCGGATCGAATTGGAATTATTAAAGACGGAAAACTAATTGCAGAAGGAACAGTACCGGAATTAAAAAAAATATTTTCTATAGATGTGTATCAAATAAAAATCCGAGACAATATAAAAAAACTTCCAAAGACTTTCAAAACTGATTTAGTTCAGATTAAAAAAGACGAAGGGTATGTGCTATTTCGCCTAACGTCTAAAAAATATTCCGACATTTACGATGCACTAAATGAATTAAAACACTTCAAATCTGAAATTTTAGATGTTAAAAGAGACAGCGAAAATATTGAAGAAATATTTTTAAGGCTTACTACAGAAAGGAAAGAAACTCCATGA
- a CDS encoding YiiD C-terminal domain-containing protein — MERPEYGVNPLWKFLSANYSLTEVFDLFAPYKGANVKITEGPYPGKSIQSSMKLIPGNTNYVGTHFGGSLYSMCDPFFMFLLMQELGENYIVWDKAASIDFVKPGKGTVSAIFYIPDEEIEKIKNEVAIKRKMDKEFFVEVKDESEQIVARVRKVLYIRKKK; from the coding sequence ATGGAAAGACCTGAATACGGAGTAAATCCTCTTTGGAAATTTTTATCTGCAAATTATTCTTTAACTGAAGTATTTGATTTATTTGCCCCATACAAAGGCGCAAATGTAAAAATCACTGAAGGTCCCTACCCGGGGAAGTCGATTCAGTCTTCGATGAAATTGATTCCCGGAAATACTAACTATGTTGGCACTCATTTCGGAGGCTCACTTTACTCTATGTGTGACCCGTTTTTTATGTTTCTACTAATGCAAGAGCTTGGTGAAAACTATATTGTCTGGGATAAGGCAGCTTCCATTGATTTTGTAAAACCCGGAAAAGGTACTGTATCTGCAATTTTTTATATCCCGGATGAAGAAATCGAAAAAATAAAAAATGAAGTGGCTATAAAAAGAAAGATGGATAAAGAATTTTTTGTAGAAGTAAAAGATGAGAGCGAGCAAATCGTTGCCCGAGTGAGAAAGGTATTGTATATCAGGAAAAAGAAGTGA
- a CDS encoding rhomboid family intramembrane serine protease, whose translation MSKRRSISPTLFGFSIFHPLNLILFFNCFIFILQQFANQQLIYKFALIPELILRGNYWQIFTYGFLHATESMFPFHLLMNMYGFYMLGSTLEPVIGKLKLTLLYFASQIGGGLVVLLFAVLDMNFMPHNEGGIPVSVIPTIGASGAVFGLLAVFGILFPEMELYLLFFRIQAKNAVWISLLIGLAIEFFFSSPVSNSCHLGGAITGFLFYRFFLKDDTVKANKAEQQLKKVIHRIQKIQDHKPDPFEKQIQTNRSTLKNVDSLTSYQEKEELLNPLQIQNANICPPPTYNREDNYCQRCEWLPNCELRKIKDDRKEDS comes from the coding sequence ATGTCAAAGCGAAGATCGATTTCTCCTACACTTTTCGGGTTTTCAATATTTCACCCACTAAACTTAATTTTATTTTTTAATTGTTTTATATTCATACTTCAACAATTTGCAAACCAGCAACTGATTTATAAATTTGCACTGATTCCTGAATTGATTTTACGAGGGAATTATTGGCAAATTTTTACTTACGGTTTTTTGCACGCAACAGAAAGTATGTTTCCTTTTCATCTCTTGATGAATATGTACGGATTTTACATGCTCGGAAGTACTTTAGAGCCTGTAATAGGAAAATTAAAACTCACACTTTTGTATTTTGCATCTCAAATAGGTGGAGGACTTGTAGTTCTTTTGTTTGCTGTATTGGACATGAATTTTATGCCTCACAATGAAGGTGGAATTCCTGTGAGCGTGATTCCTACAATCGGTGCGAGTGGTGCAGTATTTGGGTTACTTGCAGTTTTTGGAATTCTATTTCCTGAGATGGAGTTATATTTATTATTTTTTAGAATCCAAGCAAAGAATGCGGTTTGGATTTCTTTGCTCATAGGACTTGCGATAGAGTTTTTCTTTTCCTCTCCGGTGAGCAATAGCTGCCATCTCGGTGGAGCTATTACCGGTTTTTTATTTTATAGATTTTTCTTAAAAGATGATACGGTTAAGGCAAATAAGGCTGAACAACAGCTAAAAAAAGTGATTCACCGAATTCAAAAAATCCAAGATCATAAGCCTGACCCTTTTGAAAAACAAATCCAAACGAATCGTTCTACTTTAAAAAATGTAGATTCATTGACTTCTTATCAAGAAAAAGAAGAATTATTAAATCCATTGCAAATTCAGAATGCCAATATTTGTCCGCCACCAACTTACAACAGAGAAGATAATTACTGCCAGAGGTGTGAATGGTTGCCAAATTGTGAACTAAGAAAAATCAAAGATGACAGAAAAGAGGATTCTTAG
- a CDS encoding transposase, with product MIRRNNYGKEFKEKIVMEILSGQSSVSQIAQREKVNPQTIRNWRNEIDTGKFEQNNQTEFALRKRVAELEGALANLALDNHILKKAQKYLQDWKQKEKLSGSISHQNLEL from the coding sequence ATGATAAGAAGAAATAACTATGGCAAAGAATTTAAGGAAAAAATAGTAATGGAAATTTTGTCCGGGCAGAGTTCCGTTTCGCAAATAGCTCAAAGGGAAAAGGTAAATCCTCAAACAATCCGAAATTGGAGAAATGAGATAGATACAGGAAAGTTTGAACAAAATAATCAAACCGAATTTGCTTTAAGGAAACGAGTCGCAGAATTGGAAGGTGCACTTGCCAACCTTGCGTTAGATAATCACATTTTAAAAAAAGCCCAAAAATATCTGCAAGACTGGAAGCAAAAAGAGAAATTATCAGGAAGTATCTCGCACCAGAATTTGGAATTGTAA
- a CDS encoding ATP-binding protein codes for MASSKHLRQIFQFAKIGNEDAFKKVAEEIIQEEREKQHHLLANDLEEILYGKVSKVLPFQILKEEIPLDKEKNLPLLTVSTASKSLNDIVLFEQNLNVIERILLESRKVEVLKSYGLKPIDKILFYGPPGCGKTVTAEAIAFELELPFVVIRLDSIVSSFLGETSSNLRRVFDFINKNRMVVLFDEFDALGRERSDSSEHGEIKRVVNALLQMFDSYKGNSILIAATNHESDLDSAVWRRFEEVLIFNLPDNNQIKRWSCPLKLEYKKRG; via the coding sequence ATGGCTAGTTCAAAACATTTAAGACAGATTTTCCAATTTGCCAAAATTGGTAACGAAGACGCTTTTAAAAAAGTTGCCGAAGAAATTATCCAAGAAGAGCGTGAAAAGCAACATCATTTATTGGCAAATGATTTAGAAGAAATTTTATACGGAAAAGTATCCAAGGTATTACCTTTTCAGATTTTAAAAGAAGAGATCCCTCTAGACAAAGAAAAAAACTTACCTTTATTAACAGTATCCACAGCTAGCAAGTCTCTAAATGATATTGTTCTTTTTGAACAAAATTTAAATGTAATAGAAAGAATTCTTCTAGAAAGTCGAAAAGTCGAAGTTTTGAAATCTTACGGTTTGAAACCAATTGATAAAATACTTTTTTATGGACCTCCAGGTTGTGGAAAAACAGTTACTGCCGAGGCGATAGCTTTTGAATTAGAATTACCCTTTGTAGTTATTCGTTTAGATTCCATAGTATCTTCTTTTTTAGGTGAGACTTCTTCGAATCTTAGAAGGGTTTTTGATTTTATAAATAAAAATAGAATGGTAGTATTGTTCGATGAATTTGATGCGTTAGGCAGAGAGAGGTCTGATTCGTCTGAACACGGAGAAATCAAACGAGTAGTAAATGCATTATTGCAAATGTTTGATAGTTACAAAGGAAATAGTATATTGATTGCGGCGACGAATCATGAATCAGATTTAGATTCTGCTGTTTGGAGAAGATTTGAGGAAGTGCTAATTTTTAATTTACCTGATAATAATCAAATTAAGAGATGGTCTTGCCCCCTAAAACTGGAATACAAAAAAAGGGGATAA
- a CDS encoding GxxExxY protein — MINEAYKYSDLTSKIIGCAITVHKTLGNGFQEVIYQRALAIELNLSSISFQREFEMPIHYRHQKIGTRRVDFLVKEVVSVELKGINKLEDVHYAQAINYLEANQYFSTWKIGCGNLFFDIHFVRQ; from the coding sequence ATGATAAACGAAGCCTATAAATATTCCGATCTAACTTCAAAGATCATTGGCTGTGCGATTACAGTGCATAAGACGCTTGGCAATGGGTTTCAGGAAGTTATTTATCAGCGAGCTTTAGCCATTGAGTTGAACCTATCTAGTATAAGTTTTCAGCGTGAATTTGAAATGCCAATCCATTACCGTCATCAAAAGATAGGAACAAGACGAGTTGATTTTTTAGTTAAAGAAGTTGTTTCTGTAGAATTAAAAGGGATTAATAAGTTGGAAGATGTTCATTATGCACAGGCAATTAATTATCTGGAAGCCAACCAATACTTTTCGACTTGGAAAATAGGTTGCGGAAATTTATTTTTTGACATCCATTTTGTCCGACAATAG
- the acs gene encoding acetate--CoA ligase, producing the protein MAAKVYKPKPEFISQSNLNFANYKKLYQESIKSPEKFWAKQAERLTWFKKWNKVLTHDFTEGKVKWFEGGKLNVSYNCLDRHLNSHLKNKAAIIWEGDNPDESKTYTYQELYHEVCKFANVLKKKGVKPGDRVLIYLPMIPEIAISALACTRIGAIHSIVFGGFSPEAIHGRIEDCKPTCIITADGGFRGGRIIDLKKNVDTAIAKSSIKIQDVIVVRRTGIETNLNWVEGRDHWWHFLMKSPDIKPECEPYKANSEDPLFILYTSGSTGKPKGVLHTTAGFLLGVNLSFHYVFDHKLEDTYWCTADIGWVTGHSYILYGPLSNGATSIMFEGVPTYPDAGRFWQVIDKYQVNVFYTAPTAIRALAKEGTEIPKKYSLKSLRILGSVGEPINPEAWEWYNKNIGKGKCPIVDTWWQTETGMIMISPIPGAIPTKPGSATLPFFGVRPVIVDNEGNPILEKGEISGNLCIEAPWPAMMRGVYGDPKRFKETYFSQYKGYYFTGDGARRDKDGYYWITGRVDDVLNVSGHRIGTAEIESALVEHPSVAEAAVVGFMHDVKGQGIYAYVTVKNGVTTNDELKQELNGMVEKIIGKIAKPDVIHWASGLPKTRSGKIMRRILRKIANGEYDSLGDISALADPSVVANIVEDKKKFHS; encoded by the coding sequence ATGGCAGCAAAAGTTTACAAACCTAAACCGGAATTTATATCTCAGTCAAATTTGAATTTTGCAAATTACAAAAAACTATACCAAGAGTCTATAAAGTCTCCAGAAAAGTTTTGGGCAAAACAGGCAGAAAGGCTAACTTGGTTTAAAAAATGGAACAAGGTACTCACACACGACTTCACAGAGGGAAAAGTAAAATGGTTTGAAGGAGGAAAACTAAATGTATCTTACAACTGTCTTGACAGGCATTTAAACTCTCACTTAAAGAATAAGGCTGCAATAATCTGGGAAGGAGACAACCCGGACGAATCCAAAACCTATACATACCAAGAATTGTACCACGAGGTTTGTAAGTTTGCAAATGTACTAAAAAAGAAAGGTGTAAAGCCTGGAGATAGAGTATTAATTTATTTACCCATGATTCCTGAGATTGCAATTTCTGCCTTGGCTTGTACAAGAATTGGCGCAATTCATTCCATTGTTTTTGGAGGATTTTCTCCTGAGGCGATTCATGGTAGAATAGAAGATTGCAAGCCGACTTGCATCATTACAGCAGACGGTGGATTTAGAGGTGGAAGAATTATTGACTTGAAAAAAAATGTGGACACTGCTATTGCAAAGTCTTCGATTAAGATTCAAGACGTAATTGTAGTTCGTAGAACCGGAATTGAAACTAACTTAAACTGGGTAGAGGGTAGAGACCACTGGTGGCATTTTTTAATGAAATCTCCAGACATCAAACCGGAGTGTGAGCCATATAAGGCAAATTCAGAAGATCCACTTTTCATACTCTATACATCCGGTTCTACAGGTAAGCCAAAGGGGGTTTTACACACTACGGCTGGTTTTTTACTTGGGGTAAATTTGAGTTTTCACTATGTGTTTGACCATAAGTTAGAGGATACCTATTGGTGCACTGCCGATATAGGTTGGGTCACAGGTCATAGTTATATTTTATACGGGCCTTTATCCAATGGAGCGACTTCAATAATGTTTGAGGGAGTTCCCACTTATCCGGATGCGGGTAGGTTTTGGCAAGTGATCGACAAATACCAAGTCAACGTATTCTATACAGCGCCTACAGCGATTCGAGCACTTGCAAAAGAGGGAACCGAAATCCCAAAAAAATATTCCCTAAAGTCTCTACGAATACTCGGATCAGTTGGAGAGCCTATTAATCCGGAGGCTTGGGAGTGGTACAATAAAAATATCGGAAAAGGAAAATGCCCTATAGTGGATACTTGGTGGCAGACCGAAACCGGAATGATAATGATTTCACCAATTCCGGGAGCAATTCCTACAAAGCCCGGCTCTGCAACCCTGCCATTTTTTGGAGTAAGACCCGTAATTGTTGACAACGAAGGAAATCCAATTTTAGAAAAGGGAGAAATTTCCGGAAATCTTTGTATAGAAGCTCCTTGGCCTGCCATGATGAGAGGAGTTTACGGTGACCCAAAAAGATTCAAAGAGACTTATTTTTCACAGTACAAGGGTTACTATTTTACGGGAGACGGGGCAAGAAGAGACAAAGATGGTTATTACTGGATCACGGGCAGGGTAGATGATGTGTTAAATGTTTCGGGGCATAGAATCGGAACTGCTGAAATTGAAAGTGCTTTAGTAGAGCACCCATCTGTTGCTGAGGCTGCAGTCGTTGGATTTATGCACGATGTGAAGGGACAAGGTATTTACGCTTATGTAACAGTAAAAAATGGAGTAACTACAAACGATGAATTAAAGCAAGAGTTGAACGGAATGGTTGAAAAAATTATCGGTAAAATCGCAAAACCTGACGTTATCCACTGGGCTTCAGGCTTACCGAAAACCAGATCCGGTAAAATCATGAGAAGAATCTTACGAAAAATTGCAAACGGTGAATACGACTCCCTTGGAGATATATCTGCCTTAGCCGATCCTAGTGTAGTTGCAAATATCGTAGAGGACAAAAAGAAGTTTCATAGCTAA